A window of Nitratireductor kimnyeongensis genomic DNA:
GTTTTGCCGGCATTGTCGATTTCTGCTTTCTGAATCGTTGGCATTGTCCCTGCTCCATAGCGCGATCAGGCGGGAACGGACAGGCCCGGACAGCGTTGATAATACAGGCAGCACGCGGTCAGGAGAGAAAAATGACCATCAACGACACGCCCCCGAACGTGCGACGCATCGAGACCAGTCGCGAGGATGCCTATGCTTTTGAGGTCGTGGGGCATATCACGGCAGCCGATGTGGAAAACCTCTACGGCCTTCTCGAAGGCGCTTATGAGGTGCATGACAAGATCGACCTGCTCGTCATCATCCATGACTATGAAGGCTTTGACTGGCAGGCAGCCTTCAAGGAACAGACGATACTGGGCAAGACCCACGCGCTGAAACATATTCGCAAATATGCTGTAGCAGGGGGACCGGGCTGGATGGGCACGACCATCGCCCTTTTCCGCCCGTTCTTCACCATGGAAATGGAATATTTCCCTTATGAGAAGGTCGAGGAGGCGTGGAAGTGGCTGGGTGCCAAACCCGCTTCTCCACCAGCGTGATCAGCGCCAATGAAAATCCAGAAAAAGTCGAAACGCTCTACCGCACGATGGTGAGCCGTTCGGAAGCGCGGGTAATCGCCGTATAGAGCCAGCGCTGACGGGTGTCGCGGAAAGCATAGCTCTCATCGAAGAGCACCACCTCGTCCCATTGCGAGCCCTGCGCCTTGTGAACCGTCAGGGCATAGCCATAATCGAAATCGTCAAACCGCTTCTTGGTCTGCCAGGGAATCTCCGCCTCCGGATCTTCAAAAGCCGCCTTCAACAGCTTGATCTTGGACACACCGCGGTCGGGATCGTCTTCTTCGGGAGAAACCAGAAGATTGATGCCCGGCTTCACTGTCTCCTTCGATGAGGTCATCACCTTCCACAGCGACCCGTTGAGCAGCCCCTTGGCCGGATCATTGCGCAAGCATACGAGCTTGTCTCCAGCCTGCGGGTAGTCGGCATCAAACCCTTTCAACTCACGCAGGCGTTGGTTGTAGCGCCGGCGTGTTCGGTTGGTCCCCACCAGAACCTGGTCGGCAGAAAGCACAAGATCCTGATCGACCTCAGCCTTGGAAATCACCTTGGCAGCCCCATAATCGCCAAAGGTGATGTCGCGGCCTTCACGCACATCGAGAGCGAGCTGAATGATGGGGTTGTCCCGAGCTTGCCGATGAATCTCGGTGAGAAGATGATCAGGCTCGTGCTCGGTGAAAAATCCACCGCCCGAAATCGGCGGAAGCTGACCGGGATCGCCCAGGACCAGGATCGGCGTTCCGAACGACATCAGGTCCCGCCCGAGCGCCTCGTCAACCATGGAGCATTCGTCGATAATCACCATGGCTGCCTTGGCGATAGGGCTCTGCCGGTTGAGCGAGAACGTTGGAGAAATGGACGTGCGGCCCGTCAACTCGTCCTCCACCTCCTCCTCTCCACGCGGACGATAGATCAGCGAATGAATGGTGCGAGCATTGGTGGCACCGCGCGAGCGCAAAACCTGGGCGGCCTTGCCGGTAAAGGCAGCAAACTGAACATCGCCGTCCACATGTTCGGCGAAATAGCGCGCCAGTGTCGTCTTGCCTGTTCCGGCGTAGCCGAACAGACGAAAAATCTGGCTTTGCCCGGCTTTGAGCCAGCGGGCCACGGCGTTAAGCGCCGCATCCTGTTGCGGGGAGAATTCCATACGGCCCAGAAAGCAGATTCGCTCCCGCCTGAACAGGCCGCAACGGAGCTATTGATAAGGAGAAAAATCCCGGCCTGGCCAGGTGGTGACCGGAGGCTCCGGCATGACATCCTCTCCCAAATGGCTAGAGACGTGAAAGATGTCTTGCCAGAGTTCGTCGGTTCCCCTGTCACTTAGCACCCGGAGCATGACAAGATAACGTTTGCGTGCTCGCACACCACAGACCGGTGGCGAACGGAGGCTGTATAGCCTTCGCCACCGTTGGGCGCGCTCACGAACCACATAATAGCCGTTCCCGGCTGGATCCTCGAAACTCGCCTCGATGATCATACCGTGACGGAGCGGACGAACTTCCTTGACCGAAAGATCGTATCGGATCTCCGCCTTGTTGTGATCAACGGTAAAGCCTCCCCCAACGATATTGAGCAACGGCTTCTTGGCAGGTGGTTCATAGGTGAGCCAACCAATGGCGAACAGAACAATTGAAACCGCGAATGTGCACAGGAACAACCGCCAGGTCACCGTGGCTTCATCGAGTCTCGGCATCCGACCACTCCACCGCGCTGCGGGAAGCATTTAAGATAGCCAGCTAATATTTTATATGCAAGCAGGGAGGTTTGATTGCCGCCGCTTCAACTCGTCCTGGAGGTCAAACTCAAGCAGATGGCGCTAGCGAAGCATCGGCCACAGCGTCGCGGCAAGCGCGATGCCCATGGCGATGTTGAACCATTTGAGGCGAACGGGGTCGGCCAGAAAGCCGCGCAGTGCAACGCCAAAACCGGCCCAAACGGACACGCTCGGGAAATTC
This region includes:
- a CDS encoding STAS/SEC14 domain-containing protein gives rise to the protein MTINDTPPNVRRIETSREDAYAFEVVGHITAADVENLYGLLEGAYEVHDKIDLLVIIHDYEGFDWQAAFKEQTILGKTHALKHIRKYAVAGGPGWMGTTIALFRPFFTMEMEYFPYEKVEEAWKWLGAKPASPPA
- a CDS encoding ATP-dependent DNA helicase — translated: MEFSPQQDAALNAVARWLKAGQSQIFRLFGYAGTGKTTLARYFAEHVDGDVQFAAFTGKAAQVLRSRGATNARTIHSLIYRPRGEEEVEDELTGRTSISPTFSLNRQSPIAKAAMVIIDECSMVDEALGRDLMSFGTPILVLGDPGQLPPISGGGFFTEHEPDHLLTEIHRQARDNPIIQLALDVREGRDITFGDYGAAKVISKAEVDQDLVLSADQVLVGTNRTRRRYNQRLRELKGFDADYPQAGDKLVCLRNDPAKGLLNGSLWKVMTSSKETVKPGINLLVSPEEDDPDRGVSKIKLLKAAFEDPEAEIPWQTKKRFDDFDYGYALTVHKAQGSQWDEVVLFDESYAFRDTRQRWLYTAITRASERLTIVR